The nucleotide window TTCAaacattttgtttatttattttatcaatatcaaGGAGCTCATGTTTCCCACCACCAACATAAATTtgtgaaattgaattttttttttttcagttcttCAAAAATATGGTCAATTTTGAACCTTTTTCTAGAGTATTGAATATGATCATGTTGATAATTATTGCGATAAATAGTACTACTGTAGTACTATGTGGTTCAACAGGGGGGGCCAAATGTCTAAGAGAAAATTAACATTTAATTTTCCAAATCGTTGAAAATAGGTTATGTACCAGATGAATCTTCCAGAATCCTCTTTTGGACATGTTCCTCTCACACTATTGCTCACTATATTTTGTTTCTCGGTATTCacatttgaagtttttttttttattattatatataatagatcTAGTAAATACAATTCACTTATAGCCTGAATTAACAAATTCTATAAGTGTACAAATTAAAACTTATACTAATGCTTCCTCGAGTTAACACACATTAATAAATACACATgtttctattttaattaatcaatagtcgattcatttcattttatttgattcttatattaaaaatagattattttttaacttgtctattttaacacattaagaaaaaattattgttttctttcaaTATTATCATAATAGTAAAATTTAGatttctaaatcataaatttattatttaataaaattaatttaataaaatgaacTCCTAATAAATACCTACTTTCTTAATAAGGTGAGTATCAACTCAATATAGGCGAAGTAAAATGAAACAGAGGAAGACGTATaatatatcatgatttgagatctAGAACTGCATGGGTGACCCGCCAACCAGTCCTTCCACTATAGATTCAGCAGAACCCAATTGTTATTACTTAattgttatatttatattaaaaaaattataattatgattCAGAATACATAAATTAGAAACTTTGACTCCACATAAATGACAGACTAGAAGTGTATTGAGTACTTAAATTCAATTCGTAGGAAAAATTCCATGCAGCCTATTAGTTTGCTTGATAAGGTACTACTTTAACGTGTCAAAGACAAAACCAAATTGTCCCCTAATTTGAAAGTTACACGCTTCAactcctcattttttttttcttttcccaaTCTATATATACAAGTCTCCAACATATCATTTTCTCAATTATTCTAAAATTTCCTCTTCCATATTCAATTATCTTCAAATTCATACATATATTAGTAGCTCTAACAATAtggaaattgatgaaaatatgtTGGTAAAAATAGGTCTCTTTATTTTGGTCCAAGCTTtggtttatttgattttatcaaaatcttcAAATGTATTCTCCAAGACACAAAGATCTTACAGCTTCAAAACAGCTCGTTCCGTCAGCATTCGCCGGATGGCCGCCGCGCTCGCCGACATACCTGCCGGAGGTGAACTATCTCCGACTAGTTCCAAGGACTTGACCTCTTCTAAGTCATTCAAAGACacataaattaaatcaaattatttggTGTGAATTTTATACAggtttattctttttcttttaactaGCTAGGTGTAAATTACAAATTCGTTGTGTATCGTAaagattttaatatatttaaggTTTGAATATACATATTTGTACCTggacctatatatatatatatatatatattaattgagTTATATAAGTCCATATTATTTTCTTGTCAGTTTTTGTAAAAATTAATCATTAGTTTACTTCTGCTTCAATCTTTAAAGAAACGAATATATTAATCATTTAGAGCCTAATGAGAAATAAATATTCAGGATCCAAAAGTATTATATTTGGGTTTTGATGTGATAACTAACATTATATTCTACTCTCTTTTATCTCAATACTAGATGGGGAAGGCCCGTGGCAAGCACGGGTCCAATAGTCAAAATATTATGcttgtaaaaatattaatattaatgaatcaAGGGTGGATTTTGTAGAAGATggataatatcatatattatatactattaGATATATTGAGAATATGTACAACAGACATCAGTATGATGCTGACTTGAACGATCTACAAATACTAACTAATATTATACAACCAAAATAATATAGCAGATGTTTCAGTTTTGGTATATAAGATTAGCATGTCGTTGTTATCATATGTAGAGGACGCTGGAGTTTGCTTCTTAGTAGCTAATCTTCTTCATTCAAAAAACTATAGCATAGGGAGACTGATTCATTTTATTCTCCCTATTACGCAAAAGTCACAAAATGGAGTGAGGGAGTTCCTGTAATTAGACAGTTTAAAGCCTGTCAGAAACTAAAAATATGGCAAGACATAGcaaaacaatttaaatattaaCCTCTAAAGTGGCACATTTTTAGTAGAGAAACTGCAAAAGAGCAAATGGAAACTTCAGAAAGAGCAATACATGGTCAATTATCGGGGTAGCTAATCACCCAAAATGAGCAAGACTTTGAAGGTAAATTTATATGGCCATTAGGTTTCAAATAGAAAGAAATTCAGTATAATTGAGGTTTATCATTGTTGGAATCAATGTTTGAGAGTATAGATGCTCCATAAGTGTATTCAATTGTTGGTATGGTAATAATTcacaatttattttcataaaaataaaagacatttgAATGCTTAATAACATGACAAACACACACATCTCACTGCCCAAAAGAGGTGGTCCTAACTCTGAAGTAATGAAGCTGCTCAATTGTTATAACTAAAATAATCTAATTCAAAACTAATAATCAAAATAGCATATTTGCACGCCACACAGATGTTAAACAAAAACCGTAACAAAATTCTGAAAATTGAAAGCAAAGAAGAGGAAATACAAAAGATTTCCTAGATTTGGAAAGACTTGCACAACTTACTGATGACATTATGAACGATATTCTTCCAATACCTCAATGATTCtacctttattttttaaaactgtGTTAGTTTTTTTTACCAGAACTTTTTCAAATACTTGTAATCTCTTTGTCATCAGCTCTATAATTAGTATAATgcattttcctaaaaataaaagacatttgAATGCTTAATAACTTGACAAACACACGCAGATGACTGCCCATAGAGCTGCTCCTAACTCTGAAGTAATCAAGTTGCTCAATTGTTATAactaaaataatgtaattaagaTTCTTCATTCTCCATACTTTGTTTcttataaagcaatttaattaCATTAGTAATCCAACTCAGAATCATCAAAATTCAAcacatttaaataaatttgaaatccCAAATGAATGATAACATTGAAGGAAGTAAAATGTAGTGGGTTGTAAATTCTTGCAGTAGTATACTTACTGGGATTTCAAAAGACTTGCACAACTTACTAATAACATTATGAACAATATTCTTCCAATACCTCAATAACTCTAgctttactttttaaaagtgtGTTAGGTTTTTTTAGTAGAAGTTTTTGAAATACTTCTAAATATTTGGAATTGTTAATCATTGTGAGTTATAGTTTGGTGTCAAAGTGAGATGTAGACTGATCTTTTACAGCTTTTTGGTTGGTGTGGGTGGTTCAAATTTCGATGTTGCATGTGAAGAACCAGTTGTAGTAGTTGTTGCCATCACCTCCACCTCACTTATTTCCAAAGGCCTTATCTTTTTAGAATTCCTATCAGTAGTGCTCTGTGGAGTATGTTCCTTTTCCATGTAGGAAAGAATGGACAAAGTTGCATGCGTGCTATTTGAGCTGCCCCAAAACGACTTCCTTAGCTGAATTTGAAATAGTTTGTTGGACAACATCTGATGGACATGATTAAGAAACAATGATTGCCGCTGTAAATGTAAAGAGTTACAACAAACACTTTAGAACTAAGCATATATGCTAAATTGTTTCTACTCAAGATATATGGTATTGTGAGAATACATGTGTATAAGTAGCCAGCGGGAATGAGAGATCACCTTAGCGCAAGTTATGTCAATTATGTCTTCCGCTGTCATGGAGAGTAAGTTTTCTCCGAATTCAGCAGAGATAGATGTTGTGGTTGTAGCAGTACCATTAATAAGATCAATTTGAAATATACACCTGAAATCATggcaaatttaaaatttgtgtatAATATATGGTATATTTTGTACAAACTATAATTTACAAGTCAAAAGTATAGAACCGAGGCACTAACGTTGTTTTGCGATTGCATTTTGGACAGTCAAAAGCCTTTCTATCCTTTGTTCGTTTCTTATGTTTGCATCCTGAGCATTCAAGCACAAAAAACTCTTGGAATTCATCTGATATGGCCATTTCTCCCTCAACATAGAACAGTCCTATCTGTCAGaaaatatcatatacataatacgTGTTAAATTACTCATGagtaaatataatttgtttttattatttagcCAAAGCTAGACAATGAGAAAATTAATAAGCATACTCTCAAATGACCAACTTCAAGTATGACTTACAGAAGCTGTTGATGACATTTCTGCAATAGAGATAACTTGTTGGCCAGCAGGAGTCACTATCATGGGAGGGACAGATGAGCTTGTTGAGGTTTTCTCTGACGCACGACTTAACAacattcttttgttttcttttgcccTATTGTTACAACATATAATATGTTTAGTAGGTTCTTTACATGCAAATTAATGCTAGAGAATAATGATGAAATATGAGTACCAGTTGATGAGTTCTACTGCCTGTGGGTAAGTAGGATCCACAAGTACTATAGAATTGAACCTAGTCTGCAGTGACAACACTATATAGCACATAGCTTGTCTAATGTTTTGTTATTATCTAAAATTATGTTGGTAAAAAGTTCAACGCATATGTACCTTGATAAGTAGAGATTCCTATACTCCTTCCGAGGATTACAATCAGATCTGCCTTTGTTGCTATTTTAGCTGCAATTTCATTTCCTTCTATTTCTCCGAAATCCTCCTATAGAGTGCGGAGAAACTGATTTTTCCTGAGAACGCGAGGAGAGAAGACTAAGTACTATGATAACGCCCAGACCATAAATGATGATCcgatcaaacaaataaaaaaagtttttactcattcaaaatattttgaggaAATGGGAAAATAGTAGGTGAAATCTTATATTTACTGATTGTCACAGAGGGTAATTTCTCGACACTTATGATGACTGCGACTTGCGTATTTTTGAGGACCACAACGAAGAACGATTGCCAGTATATCTGCGTATATAATACATAATAAAATGTTGTAAGTGTGTGTATCAATAAACGTGTATATTTTAGGTTGATAGTAGCTATTAGGATCGATATAGCAATTTCAACAGCAGAATCAACCATCATATGAGGATTGCGCTCAAAGATTGTGATATTCAGCTTGGTTGGTGGTGGAAATGGCTTCTCAAGTTCATTAGATGGTTTGATATGTTCAATTATTGTTTCTTTGTCAAGAATCCAGTAGAATTTATGTATTGGCTTGCCGTATGAAGTTGGCGAGACTTTGACTTTTGCAGTAGAGATGAGGTAGGTATTGATGAGTTTCAGCTTATCTGCATACTGCTCAATTTCATCGGCATACTTAACTGCCTTAATCTGGCATTCCTGAAAGTAAGAGTTATAGAAAGCTGAGATTAACTAAGTTGAGATTAACTGTAGCTACTTACCAACAGTAAAACCAAGGAAAAATGTTCAGATcaggtaaaaagaaaaagaagaatattcataagattaaatataataatggGCTGACCTCTTCATCTTCCAAAATCAAATTTTGGAATCTACATTTCTTGTCAGGACTTTTTCGCGGGCGTCCGATTTCAACAATTCGAACTTTGCAAATCCAATCTCGTGTTGCTAATTCTATTCGGTCGATGTTCACTCTTAGTACCATGTTTGTACCAAATATATTTAACCAAATAGTAGTATCTGCAGGATAGCATGGCTATTGAGTCAAAGTCgtttcttttttgtgtttttatgaACAGGGGTGATTAAATTAGGAACATGCAATAACATAATTGCCCTCGACATACTAAAAGTCAGAAAATGTAATGAAAACACAATATGAATAGTTGGAATGAAATTCAAAAGATGCAAGAACATAATTATCCCTAACTTACTGAAACATtagagaatataataaatacccCAAAATCTGTCTGCTGAGTAATAAAATTGGAATtttaagtgaaaataataactgtaattttgtcatatttttattttctgttttGGTGACAAGCAAAATCtgcaagaaaaattgaaaatgggAAGAGAGAAAACatgaaaaggggaaaaaaatacCTGAGAAAGGGAGCAAAAGTTTTTCTTCAATGGAAGCCTATTAAATTTGTGCTCTgagtaatataaatatatattaccTTACCCTTATTTAGAAAGGATGCTAAAAGTACATGTGTCTTCTTTACAATTGATGGGGTTTTGGTAGGCAATGAAATTGCGCCAACAAAGAGACAAAATCATTACATTTGGTACTCAAATTTGACTACCAAATGTAATGATTTTGTCTCTTTGTTGGCACAATTTCATTGCCTACCAAAACCCCATCAATTGTAAAGAAGACACATATACTTTTAGTGTCCTTTCTAAATAAggctaatatatatatgtatatataggcCTTATATAAATTTGGCAGCAGAGTGCAAATCTAATATAGTTATCAATATTATGCATGTAAAAACAAATTACTCAAATAAATAGCAAAAATACTAATATTACCAGAATTTCATTAACAGTAAGATGTATTAAAAGGCGAGAAgaggacaaaaaaaattaaataaaacttaCTAAGAAGTGCAAAGCAATAGAAGCAACCACATCAGAATAAGATGATTAATTATTGAAGAAATGAGAAAATCAGTAAACGGGGAGACATATATCAGAGTATCTAGTATTCATATTTGGATCAAAACATCGTAGTTGCAAATAAGTTCAGTTAAATGTAggagaatttcaaatttgacgtatgaaggaAAGAGGAAAAAGTCTATCTTACTTAAAAGTCAAAAAAGGGAAAGTTTCTATCTTAATTTCACTTCTTTGAACAGGCTACTAACGTGTAACGTGCTATTTGTGggttgttaattaattaattttaaaaagagcaATGGACCATGACAAATAATTGGTCGAAGGAGATGCCCCTCATAACTCCCAATTTATCTCGAACAGTggatctaaaaaaaattagaaactaAGTAAATCATAAGTGCTAACCTCAAATACCCTTCTTTCAATTATTGTTTTAAGACATTGAATCACTTTTTTTCGTTATGCGTCTGATTTTACCAGGAAACATATATATGTCTTTGGCAGTACTCCTTCAATGAGAACAAAGTTTCTAATATTAGTTCACAAATATTGAGAAGAATAAACCATGAAAGAGATTtcaaaacaaatagaaaattgtggtACCTGGTGCACTATTGGTACTTCAGCATCCACATTGCCACGGAAAATGACATATTGCATATCGGGCAatataaaaattgtataaaagacAAGCTTTGGTCTATCCTTGCACCGGATTGTCACAATGGAGTAGTCCTTATCTTACCAATAAAGGATACTCATATTAGGCCTCTCTTTTTCATCCAATCCTTCACCAGCAAGGCGCTCATAATCTTGGTCTGCCAACATTAGTTGGTGAAGGCCTTCTCTCGGTATGAGAGACCTCATCAAATACTATTGTcataaaaatctttaatttattgCTACATCTAAGTGCATTGCACAATAGTTGCTTCATCATAGATAACCTTTCCCGATCATTAATTGTACCTCCCGTTTCCTCACCAGTAACTTGCATTATAGCTGTTGCTGGGGCATTATGAGTCCACACCTTAGCATTAACCACATTGCATTTGAGATTTGTGAGGGCATTGCTCAGCTCATACAATAACCTCGGTCTATCACTCGGGCTATTGACTCAGGAAAGATCATTAGATATCGTAGATATTTTCCTGGTATGATCTAAAAAGGAGAAAGACTATTCCAAATAAGATGAGTTGGACACATTATCAAACAACTTGAGTGTATAATCAGGACAATTTAATTTAGCACGTCAGTTTTGCCACCTTAAATTTTCAATAGGATGATTTGGTTATATGCACTAAGTAGATAATAACAAAGACAAAATTCATCAAAGAGATAATACTTATGCAAATCAGATTGTTAGTTATCGTATAAAATTTGCACAGAACGATCAAGAGATGTGATTCATTTTCATTATTAGCTGAAGTAGACACAAGATTTCTAGTGGATCCCAAGAACATGTTGATTTTTAACTTCAGCTTGTCCATTCTTGTGCTTTCTTTAAGTCAGCACACTTACACCCCTACTTTACATGTAAATATTTCAACTTCTTAGTGCCTTGATTATAGGAAGGGTCAATGTACATTATATCGTATTTGTAAGCGTttctaaatatgaaaaatgCACTTCCAGGAAGAGAAGATCATAATAAGTGTGTTTTTTTCCATATactgttttttatttatttacaactTGCTAGCTCCCCCTTTACTCTATTttttcacataaaatggaactgTAGAAACTTCATATTAAAGGAACTAACAACTATTAGTTTTAGCAGTAGCCTAGTAAAACAGAATAACATGTGTTCTACAGTAACAATAAATATGCTCAGTTGTTTTAATTCTCATATGCAAATGATTTTTGTAAAAGCTCAGAAAGGTATATGGGTATGAAAATTTTCACATCACTAATATCAGAGTGGCGCATGACAGTTCTCGAGATCTCATCACAGGCCTAATTACTAAACACAACTATTATGTGTGTGAAAGTGAAAGAGAAGTAGCAGGTGAGATCTGACGCAAATGGATACTGAAATTCATACTGCAGGGGAAAGGAAATCACTTATTAAGATGATAAACCTCACTAATCATAACAATTCTACATAGAAGCTTCGTAGGCTCTCATAATTCTCAACAATAATACTAAgacaaaatatcaaatttgaatGTAATCAACTAATATCATGAGGTTAAAGCTAAAGTTGTTTCAGGCAATCCAAGAGAAAGTGCATATAAACTTACTTGCATATCTGCAACATTGAGCCAACAACAAAATTTGAATAACCAACATACCATCTTTGCTAGTTCATTCTATTTAGTTCCTATTGATGGATCTCACTACCGAGTGAGACTGTACCATTCATCTGAGAAGGCAAAAATATTGTcgttttaatatgaaaattttgaaaatgaggAAGATATCTTCTGCTATTGGATAACATAAGCACATTGAAGACTGTGGTGTGTGAAGAAATAAACAAATCTAAGTCACATTATCTATCAATCAATATTAATTCAAAAGCCAGGGAAAAGAACTAAATCTTAACTGTAGGTAGTTAAGAAGACTCGCCCTTTGTAGTTTTTGATGTATGAATAGTTTGAGTTTCAGCCCTGCGCGTGAAGATTCAAGTACAACAACTGTTGCTTTCATTTCCTGCAGGAGTAACAGCTTGCTCAAATTCCTTTAGCAAATCTTGGTTATCTCTCACGAGCATCATGGGACTCTTTGCACTTCTCTTCCCAAACATCTAATGTCGAGAAAAACTTTGTATATATACTGATATACATGAACATCGTGTAGCACAGATACATAATAATATGTACTTGACAGAGTTGAAGAGAAGATTGATTTTGAGTTTCAATTATCCTAAAAAAAACAGctacaagaaaaggaaagaaattatCACAAGTACGGAGCCTCAATTGATTGGATACACAAGTTATTTTGAAGTTCAAATATCGAttaaacaaaatagaaaagatATCTTCAGCTCCTTAGAGAGTCGTCCATTGAattcaacaaaagaagaaagttAAAACTTCAAGTTTGAATCTTCATAGCAAAGGCTGATGAGTCTATGAATAGCTAATATTGtcttaaattgaaataaacttAGAAATAAACAGTAATCATGAACAAAGAGAGTtctcaaaatagttatttttgctCTTCGCAATAGAGAGTGAAGATATAGAAGCCAATCAATATGGAGTATATGAGTACAACTTCAAATAATTCTTAGCTTATCATTATCTTGAAAATGATTGAAACAAAGAGGACATTCACATGAAGTTGGGGGTTTTTATGATTCAAACAAACAAGACATTTCATGAACATGTGGATTCTTATGATTCAAACAAACAATATTGGAGCTTTTGTTGTATTGAATATAAGGGGTGGTTTTGTCAAAAAGAGATCCGATATTGAAAGAGTGAAGGAGAAAGATCCTTAACCAGCAGTAAAAAGAACGAACAAAAACAGTAGAGCAATTGAAACAAAAGACTTAGAAACTTAGCAGAAGCAGATTTGAAGCAATCAAAGAAAATAAGATGGGAAAGAGTTTAAAGTAGATTCGAAGTGAGAGctcttgttgttgttattgGACTTTTGAGCACAGGTGGACAGTCGGTAAAAACCACCATAGATGCACTCTGTACATTaaagttatatacatatttatttacattttcaaacatGCGTAGGAAAATAACATACAGTTTATGATACCCAACATAAGAATCCAAAGAAACCTAAGAATCGAAAGAATAATGGAAAAAACTATCATTATAGGTTATTTTGAAGAGTTGGACACATTACcgaaaatttgaggaagaaggGAAACCAAAACTTACTGTAACTAAGGATAAGAGCAACATCGAAGAAACATTTGAGGCAAAACTGAGATCCAAAAAAATGATATTAGGTCTTATTTGGATGCAAAGaaatcccaattttttttgtcaaatctaTTGCTCTGAGGAACAAATTGTTGTGCTGGCAGATTTTTTCGCATCAAATTAGCGGATTGAACAAAGACCCAAATTTTACAGATCTAGTAAATCAacctataaaaagaaaaaaatcatattaggTCTTATTTGGATGCAAAGAAATCCCAAAGCTgaacccaaaaaaataaaatacaaaggAAAACACATGAAAGAGTATTGAACACGCCTGAAATCGAAGAAGTGTTACAGTAGAAGTAAAAGGTGCAAAAGAAATTCAAGCAACATTAGGATTTGGGAATAAGAGAAGAAGAACCGTTCAAGTACAGTTGTTTTCATATAAAGTACATGTGTTGAAAGAGAaggacaaataaataaaagctATTACATTTAGTAGGTACAATCATTTATTGAAT belongs to Solanum stenotomum isolate F172 chromosome 1, ASM1918654v1, whole genome shotgun sequence and includes:
- the LOC125842810 gene encoding uncharacterized protein LOC125842810 — protein: MEIDENMLVKIGLFILVQALVYLILSKSSNVFSKTQRSYSFKTARSVSIRRMAAALADIPAGGELSPTSSKDLTSSKSFKDT